TCTCCCGGGATATGATGGACTTTACCAATTGCCATGATTGCAGCTCTTTGATACCCATACTGACATTACCACGGGAAATTTTGAGCGCTTCAGCAATTTCATTTGCAGTCAGAGGCTTTTCATTAATAACCAACAAGCCAACCATTTGGCCTATGGTACGATTGAAGCCCCAGCGGCTTCCCATCTCTCCGCAGTGGAGAACGAAGTTTTCGATTTTAGGTGATAGCTGCATTTTTAAAGTTTCAGTAATTATTGAAACTTTAATATATAGTGCGTTTTGATTTGGATCAACCCAAATATTCAACTAATTTAATTGCATCAGAGGCAGGTAAAAATGGGAAGCAGACATGTACTGCTTTCCCATCGGTTGAAGGATGTTCGTTTTAATCCTGAATTGGAGGGTTATTTGACGTGTTTGCCTGTTTCCCAGCGGTCATTAAGCAGCGTTTCTCCGGCATCAATGGCACCGGCCTCCAGCGTAGTCGCCATGGAATCATTCCAACGATTGAGATAACCAAATAGGGCGATAACACCTAATATCTCGACGATTTCACCATCATCCCAGTGTGCCTGCATCGCAGTTTCAATGGTCTCATCGACTGCATTTGGTACACTGGAGGCAGCCAGTGCAAACTCAAAAGCGGCTTTTTCAGCGTCATTAAACACGTCACTTTCCCTGAATTGCCAAATCTGAGCCAGCCTTTCATCGCTGCCACCGTAGCGTTGTGCCGCTAAGATAGTATGGGCTTCGCAGTAACGGCATCCGGTATTGGCGCTGGTGATATAGCCAATCAGTCTTTTTAATTCCGAGGTAACCCGACCATGGTTTTCCATGACGGCTTTATTCAGGTTAATGAATGCACGGGCAATTGCCGGGCGAATTTGCATGGTTAACACGCTGTTAGGGCAAAAGCCAAGCGTTTCGTTGAAAAATTTGGCTAATTCTGCCACTTCCTGATCATGCTCTTGTGACAAAGGCTTAACTAAAGGCATACTGGTTTCCTGTAAATGTTTATTGTGTTGCATATGCAACAACTATATGTGTAGAGGTACAAATTGTCCAGTGACAATGATATGAAAAATGCCATTGCTAACAGAAGGCGCGCGTTAGCAGTGACAAATCCACATAAAGAAGCACTTGATCTGGCAGAGCATGTGCCATTTCAGGTGGCGGTAGTTAGTAACCTCTTGTCACTCGATAGAGACCCGGTGATCCGTTCTCTGACTGAGCTAAATACCAGAGAGTTGCGAGTACTGTTGAATGTTGGTTCTTATGGGCCTATTACGGCAGCCGAAGTGAGCTATCAGTCAAGGCTGGATCCCTATTCAGTCACGCGTGCCGTTAATACTTTGCTGAAACTTGAATTGGTAAGTGCAAAGGAATTAACAGGCAAAAGCAAACCTGTGGCACTGACTGAAGCGGGAGAGAAAATATACCGGGAAGTCACAGTTCATGTGCAAAAAAGAGAAGCAATGCTGACCGAGCATATGTCCGAAGACGAAAAGGCACAATTAAGTGCCTTACTGATGAAGTTAGAACTAACCGCAGAAGAAATACTCGCCAATGAAGTCACCGAAATGGAAGCTCAGGGACAGGCAGTGACGCGTGATCATAAGGAAATGCAGCGCTGGTATAAACGCACCAGGCAGAGCTAGTTTATTGCTATAGGGCATCCATACGATCGATTTCGACTTTTCGGCTGCTAAAGCGACATTGACTTGTATCGTAATCAAAGGTGTCTAAGTAACGACCGCTGATGATTTTTGTCGTCGTCGGTTGTGCATTATTTTTCAGTAGTAAAATAAAGTGAGATTCGCCAGCAAGTGCATCGTTTTTACGGAACTGGCGAGACGAAGTCATCATATGAACGGTTTGTGTGTTATTGCGCGCTTTATTGAAACGGTCGACAATCTCGGTCTTGTTATTGAGTGAAATATTAAGTTTCTCGACGGTAAAGCGTGCATTATCTGTGAATAGTGCAGCATATTGATCCTCGTTTCCTTTATCGCGTACTTCCGGGTAGCTATAAACGAGATCCTGGCAGTTTTTTACGTGGGTGGGTTGCTCATAAGAGGTGCATCCACCCAACAAAAAAAATAATAGCAGTGAGCGACGATACATGTGCAGGGTCCTGTTATAAAATTGTGACTGGATGATTACACAGTTTTATTCAGACGCCAAGTGTTGGGGCATATAGCGGGTTAATGTTTTTTGTGAGCAGCTTTGCTGGTATTTTTCAATGCTTCGCGTGCTGCAATCATACGATACCCGAGTGCGCATGCAATATAGGCAAGCACCAGGGCACTGCCGGTAAGCAGGGTGTCTTTATCCTGAACAAACATCCACAGCATAGCTAACGCAATACTTGCGAAAGTAAAGTGTGTGACGAGTGGGTTCATTCGGGTTTTCTTTTTCATTACGGTAAAACTAGCTTGGTTAAATATCGAACATATTATAAAACACAGCGCTTAAACATGATAGTAATTTACGTTTTTTATTTCCTGTTGTAGTTAAAAAGTGCTGTTTGTTAGTTTGTTTCTCATCCTTTGAGCGATCTCTGTTTATGTACCCTGTGTGTTTGTTGCGATCAAAAGCATGTGTAAGTGGTTTAGGCACAGAGAGTTTGACCCAGAATAAGTTCTTGCTCTGGCAATATTTTACAATGGCATAAGTAGCCGTGTTCGTGCTGATGTAGGAGGGAATAGTGAAAATCATCCGTCGCTGGAAGTTGGACCTGAAGCAGCTCATATTATTGCTGGTCAGTGCCGGTATCGTGTTAGCTGTATATAGTGCCTTAATGGCTAGCTATCGAGTGCACGAACGAGCATTTATTAAAGACACGCTTGCTGCGAATCAGGCATATGCGCAAAAGCTGGCTGCCGTTACAGAGTTGTTTTTGCAGTCACTGAATAGTCAGTTGCGCGTTAGTGCTGGCCACATTGCTAATCATTTTGACGATAGTCAAGCTATCGATGTAGAGCTGGCACGCTTGCTTACCCAAACTAACAGTTTTGATTCCCTGGTTGTCATTGATGCTCAGCGTAAGATCATTTCGGCTCAGCCATCGAGCCTGGCGCTCAAAGGGTTAACATTAGACCCTTCGCTGTCTTTGCCGATTGAGCTACAGCAACCCCATATCCTTGACCCATTCGTCTCGCCTGCTGGTAATTTGTTGGTGAGCCCGACATTTCCGATTTTTACCCCTGACGGTACCTATCTTGGTTTTATCGCAGGTGGGATCTATCTGCAAGGTGATACCATTTTAAATCAATTATTGGGTACTCATCATGCTTCTGAACACTCCTATGTTTATGTGGTAGATAAAAGTAAAAGGCTGATCTATCACAAAGATAATCATCGAGTGGGGGAGCATATTCCGGGTAATGTCGCGATTAATGCGGTATTAAGTGGTCAATCAGGCGCTGTTGAGGTACTTAATAGTCAAGGTGTCGACATGCTCGCTGGGTTTGCACCCGTATCCACCACTGGGTGGGGAATAATAAGCCAACGTGCCCTTACCAGTATCGTCGCTGAGTTAGATTTGACGCATACCAACGTATTGTATTCTACTTTGCCATTTGCGCTGGCTATTTTTGTGGCGACTTTGTGTGCCGGGTTCCTGATAGCCAGGCCTTTGGCGCAACTTGCACAAAATGTTAGCTACTGAGTCCCGGAAATCTGCGTTGTATCGATGAAACACCAGCCTGGTACTTTGAGGCAGAAAATCTAAAATCAGCAATCCTGAATAGCTCTGAGCTGCTGGGGCAGGAGATCAGGGAGTTGGAAGAAGACAGGAAAATGGACCCGCTCACTAAACTCAATAACCGACTGGCAATGCAATTATGGTTGGATAATGTCAAAAGCATGCATTATCAGTTCTCAGTTATGGCACTGGACGTTGATCATTTTAAGTTAATTAATGATGAGTTTGGCCATGCTGTTGGAGACGAGGTTTTGCGTGCTTTGGCGGGTGTTATGAAAAAAAACGCGCGTAGTCATGATTTTGTGTGTCGAAGTGGGGGGGAAGAGTTTCTGATTTTCATGCCATTTGTTGATGCGAATCGCGCATTTAGCATAGCAGAACGGTTACGCATTGCGATAAGCGAACACGCCATGCCTTTGTCCAGACCAGTGACGGTGTCGATTGGCATTGCCTGTTGGCCAGCGCACAGTAAAAGCATAGATGAAACACTTAAAATGGCAGATCAAGCACTTTATCAGGCTAAACACAAAGGCCGAAATCAAACTTGTCAGGCCAAGCTCACACCACATGCCGCGAATCATGATGTGGCGCGCCACGCCGTTTAGCGCTTAATTTTTGTAAACATTATTCGGTTTTACAAAGGAGTGTTTGAACCTGATCTCGTGTTGTGGTATGAATAATATCATACAGCTGGTCAGACTAGGTTTACCACTAATCCTTATTTGACTTTGTAGAGCACAGGGATTGACGATGCTAAGAAATAAGTTCGATTTATTGATCTGTATCGAGAACAAGTCTTGCTTTTAATTCTATCATTGCAATTTGTTAAAATACCTGTTGATATTGAAAACAATAAAATATAAGAACTTAGCCGAACAATGACTTTTTCATTTAGTACATTTTACAATTTGTGTAGTAGTGAGGCGCGCTATGAATTGGCGCTCGATTTGATCTATGAGAAGTTCAAGCCGGCTCATTGTTTGATTGGCAAATTCATTGATGCCGATACTCGGGTCAAAACGGTTGCCTATTCTGTTGATGGTAATCGCTCAAACGATATTATCTATGACCTCGAAGGAACGCCCTGTAATGACGCAAAAACCAGTCAGGGGGTTTGTTCTATCAGCTGCAACCTGCAGCAAATGTACGCAGAAGACGAAATCCTTAAGATTTTTAATATTGATGGCTATCTCGGCGTCACATTGCGGGCACTGGATCATAAGCCGATAGGTATTATGGTTTGTCTTTTCGACGAAAAAGTGACCGTCTGCGACGAAGATAAGCATTGGTTTCGTGAGCTCAGCTTGCTGGTCGGGGCTGAGTTAAATCACAACCTTGAAATTGCGGCCCAACAAATACTCGTTAAACAACTGGCAAAGGGCGAGCGGATCGCTAAGCTCAGCTCATGGAGCTGGAATATTAGCCGGGATAAGCACATATTCAGCCATGAAATGCGTCGCCTTTTGCAGCATCGGGAAGAAACACTAACCCTTGATGACTTTACGAACTGCTTAACAGAGGCCGATCAAAAGCGACTGAGAGTCATTATACAAAAGCTCAGGACCGGGCATCTCGATTACATAGACGTTAATGTAGCGCACAAGAAGCGCACTAATTTACGTGGGCTGTATCGCATTATCGGTCGTGTTGAGCAGTGTGATGAGCAACGCGATGAGCGTGTATTTAGCGCAACGGTTCAGGACGTTTCCTATATCTATTCACTGAATAAGCAGCTTGAACTGACCAACGTGGTATTTGAACACGCCACTGAAGCCATCATGATCACTGACGGCGAAAACAAAATTATAATGGTTAACCGTGCCTTTGAGCGTCTGACCGGATATACCGGTCATGAGTTGATGGGACGTGATCCTTCAGTACTGTCCTCCGGCCAACATGGTGACGACTTCTATCATCAGATGTGGAATAGCCTGATGAGTGCGGGCTGCTGGAAGGGCGAGATATTTAACCGCCGCAAAAACGGTCAGATTTTTCCTGAAGAGTTGACACTTAGCCTGGTGAAAGATGAGCAAGGAGAGATAGTCAATTATGTTGCGATTTTCCGCGATATTACCGAGTGGAAGCGCAACGAAGCACAACTCATGTTTTACGCAAATCACGAGCCTTTAACAGCGCTGCTCAATCGTCGCTGTTTTATTGATATTGTTGAAGAGAAAATTTCCGCCAGTCGTAGCTTGCACACCCCCTGTTCTTTGTTGTTTATCGGTCTGGATCATTTTAAAGAAGTGAATGATATCTATGGCCCGGAAATTGGCGATAAAGTGCTGGTGTCGGTAGCAAAAAGGCTACGAAATGGGATCAGAGAAAATGACACGATTTCTCGCTACGGCGGAGACGAGTTTGCTATTTTGCTCGATAACACTGACGTTAAAAGTGCATTACAGGTTGCCAAAAAGCTCAGCGATAAAATAAAACAGCCTTATGTCTTCAATGACTTGACGGTAGAGCTTAGTGCGAGCACAGGCATAGCGCAGTTGGAAAACCGTGGTCGGATCACGGCAGCTAAGTTTATTCGCAATGCTGCTCATGCACTGGAAAGTGCCAAGAAAACACATCGCGGGCACGTAGCACTTCACAATGCTGCAATTCAAAATGCTTATCTGAATAAAATTAAACTCAAAGACAAACTGAAAGCGGCGCTTAAAGCCAATTTGCTAACTGTGTATTACCAACCCATTGTTGATGTGCAACGAGGTAAAATTGTCAAATTTGAAGCGCTTGTCAGGTGGTTTGATGACGAGCAGGGTATGGTTTCACCGG
The window above is part of the Pseudoalteromonas rubra genome. Proteins encoded here:
- a CDS encoding carboxymuconolactone decarboxylase family protein produces the protein MPLVKPLSQEHDQEVAELAKFFNETLGFCPNSVLTMQIRPAIARAFINLNKAVMENHGRVTSELKRLIGYITSANTGCRYCEAHTILAAQRYGGSDERLAQIWQFRESDVFNDAEKAAFEFALAASSVPNAVDETIETAMQAHWDDGEIVEILGVIALFGYLNRWNDSMATTLEAGAIDAGETLLNDRWETGKHVK
- a CDS encoding MarR family winged helix-turn-helix transcriptional regulator, encoding MTNPHKEALDLAEHVPFQVAVVSNLLSLDRDPVIRSLTELNTRELRVLLNVGSYGPITAAEVSYQSRLDPYSVTRAVNTLLKLELVSAKELTGKSKPVALTEAGEKIYREVTVHVQKREAMLTEHMSEDEKAQLSALLMKLELTAEEILANEVTEMEAQGQAVTRDHKEMQRWYKRTRQS
- a CDS encoding nuclear transport factor 2 family protein, giving the protein MYRRSLLLFFLLGGCTSYEQPTHVKNCQDLVYSYPEVRDKGNEDQYAALFTDNARFTVEKLNISLNNKTEIVDRFNKARNNTQTVHMMTSSRQFRKNDALAGESHFILLLKNNAQPTTTKIISGRYLDTFDYDTSQCRFSSRKVEIDRMDAL
- a CDS encoding cache domain-containing protein yields the protein MKIIRRWKLDLKQLILLLVSAGIVLAVYSALMASYRVHERAFIKDTLAANQAYAQKLAAVTELFLQSLNSQLRVSAGHIANHFDDSQAIDVELARLLTQTNSFDSLVVIDAQRKIISAQPSSLALKGLTLDPSLSLPIELQQPHILDPFVSPAGNLLVSPTFPIFTPDGTYLGFIAGGIYLQGDTILNQLLGTHHASEHSYVYVVDKSKRLIYHKDNHRVGEHIPGNVAINAVLSGQSGAVEVLNSQGVDMLAGFAPVSTTGWGIISQRALTSIVAELDLTHTNVLYSTLPFALAIFVATLCAGFLIARPLAQLAQNVSY
- a CDS encoding GGDEF domain-containing protein; protein product: MDPLTKLNNRLAMQLWLDNVKSMHYQFSVMALDVDHFKLINDEFGHAVGDEVLRALAGVMKKNARSHDFVCRSGGEEFLIFMPFVDANRAFSIAERLRIAISEHAMPLSRPVTVSIGIACWPAHSKSIDETLKMADQALYQAKHKGRNQTCQAKLTPHAANHDVARHAV
- a CDS encoding putative bifunctional diguanylate cyclase/phosphodiesterase — protein: MTFSFSTFYNLCSSEARYELALDLIYEKFKPAHCLIGKFIDADTRVKTVAYSVDGNRSNDIIYDLEGTPCNDAKTSQGVCSISCNLQQMYAEDEILKIFNIDGYLGVTLRALDHKPIGIMVCLFDEKVTVCDEDKHWFRELSLLVGAELNHNLEIAAQQILVKQLAKGERIAKLSSWSWNISRDKHIFSHEMRRLLQHREETLTLDDFTNCLTEADQKRLRVIIQKLRTGHLDYIDVNVAHKKRTNLRGLYRIIGRVEQCDEQRDERVFSATVQDVSYIYSLNKQLELTNVVFEHATEAIMITDGENKIIMVNRAFERLTGYTGHELMGRDPSVLSSGQHGDDFYHQMWNSLMSAGCWKGEIFNRRKNGQIFPEELTLSLVKDEQGEIVNYVAIFRDITEWKRNEAQLMFYANHEPLTALLNRRCFIDIVEEKISASRSLHTPCSLLFIGLDHFKEVNDIYGPEIGDKVLVSVAKRLRNGIRENDTISRYGGDEFAILLDNTDVKSALQVAKKLSDKIKQPYVFNDLTVELSASTGIAQLENRGRITAAKFIRNAAHALESAKKTHRGHVALHNAAIQNAYLNKIKLKDKLKAALKANLLTVYYQPIVDVQRGKIVKFEALVRWFDDEQGMVSPGTFIPIAEEFGLIHLIGQFVLDQACQDLKAIHSHGYDEVSISINRSVNEFKTSNDQFKLVTEAIEKAQVPYDKVTLEVTESMATNRYTWELLSKLRAQGVKIALDDFCTGYSSLSHLVENQVDYLKIDKSFVDSLMADRNKKVMISCLLNLAQELGIKVIAEGVESQSQLAMLEQLGCNHIQGFYYSPAQPLSACLRLLQEFNSGQVFNDELIYISKSSQQH